The Engraulis encrasicolus isolate BLACKSEA-1 chromosome 4, IST_EnEncr_1.0, whole genome shotgun sequence genome includes a window with the following:
- the LOC134448009 gene encoding caveolin-1, with product MTGGLKDSIPEEEYMQTPFIRKQGNIYKPNNKDMDNDSINEKAALDVHTKEIDLVNRDPKHVNDEVVKVEFEDVIAEPAGTYSFDGVWKASFTTFTVTKYWCYRLLTALVGIPLALVWGIFFAILSFVHIWAVVPCVKSYLIEIQCVSRVYSICVHTFFDPLFESMGKCFSSIRVSTTKEV from the exons ATGACCGGTGGACTCAAGGACAGCATACCAGAGGAG gaaTACATGCAAACACCTTTCATTAGAAAACAAGGCAACATATACAAACCAAATAACAAAGACATGGACAACGACAGCATCAATGAAAAAGCGGCATTGGATGTCCATACTAAGGAGATAGATTTGGTAAATCGGGATCCTAAACATGTAAACGACGAAGTTGTAAAG GTAGAGTTTGAAGACGTCATCGCAGAGCCAGCAGGGACCTACAGCTTTGACGGTGTGTGGAAAGCCAGCTTCACCACATTTACCGTCACCAAGTATTGGTGCTACCGACTGTTGACAGCCCTGGTTGGCATTCCTCTGGCACTGGTGTGGGGCATCTTCTTTGCCATCCTGTCTTTCGTGCACATCTGGGCAGTGGTGCCTTGCGTCAAGAGCTACCTAATTGAAATCCAGTGTGTGAGCCGTGTCTATTCTATTTGTGTGCATACGTTCTTTGACCCATTGTTTGAGTCCATGGGCAAGTGCTTCAGCAGCATTCGAGTATCTACCACCAAGGAAGTGTGA